The following is a genomic window from Rutidosis leptorrhynchoides isolate AG116_Rl617_1_P2 chromosome 8, CSIRO_AGI_Rlap_v1, whole genome shotgun sequence.
ggattttaaatagtgtgcagatcctattaaaggtacgtagatgttcatttggatcttccttcggcgcaccactaaattggcattgattagtcaccatgtgtagaatttgtcctttgatttcataatctggcgcattaatgtctggatgagtaattgcgtgaccttggccagtgcgtttagctctcattcggtcttccatacttaaaggttccagattctccataattgaatttgttgactcggtatcactagatgattctgatttaatagttcgttcctcaacaatctctgtttgaatgattggtggttccggaggaaagtttagtggttcaggatctacgaaccgttcctgaatattttctggattctcaattgtgaggtttgtttcaaaaactggattatcggaaatttgaactgaagtacttggtcgactggatgacgattctaaagaaaaatcaacggcggttatatttgttaaacgatgtcttgatcgagttacaggtggtgaacgtacaaaaggtgatgaacgtcttgctcggtgcattcacagaatatcctattagttttttttaaaaggaaagaaaaattataataagttatccaatcaatagacttttctgattttgcccacgtttcgaatagccaaaagatgcagcagaggggcaggattcgtttggtctcaatataattgaggactgtttggctccaataacccggtccacgtacaaatccaactattactacgaaccagaaaattttgatgtctatcaatttaaccacttaaaataaattttcataattttaagaaatttagataagaagtagaataaaattctaagtcctaaaactagaatagcgagaaataagagagaaaaagagttcgtcgaaaaaggtcgaaaaagaaaaaatggttgaaaaataaaaggtgacggaaaaataaaagaaacttataaaaacttaaaaatacttaattaatttaaccttattactacaactaacttaaaattataatcacaaattgaaattactaattggaatgataattgatacatagtaaaaggtgtctaaaaatattaaggcttacaggaaaaactaaatcccaaatggaaataacttaaaaagaaactaaaacttaaaaagggcgtcgcaaaattctaaagcacctaaatcttagtctaaagaaaaagcacttaaggaattctacggcaaagcctaaaaatctaggagtaaaaataattatagcaaaaactaagtttaaaattaaatatgagctaaaaaatacaaattttacgctacaacgattaaaaaggtacaaaatataaaaatatacaaaaatttgtaaaaagtacaatttttataaaaatattatttttatattatttattttataaaactattaattttacaattttattaaaactaatttaactaaaatatataaataaaaagtaaaagtaaaattaaaactaataataataataataataattaggttttaataataataattaaaaatacccgtaatcaatgcttgattagggtttttgtccgtgtgtcagaaggtctccgcgagtcgcggcaaagagagaagaaaaccccgcgagtcgcggggttcaggaattcagttgacagctttgtgtttttacgcgttttctttatttatttttttttttttttttctgtttttaatttaaataaacgattttaaaataaaacttatatttttataaactaaaatagaaataaagaaacttataaaacttaaatatttacaaaatcttaaaaatacatatatttttgtttttctttttatatttttgaataattaaaacgtatttttacaaaagcgaatttttaataaaagtaactaaaaatcttttttttttttatatatattagcgttgcgcttccggtttttaagataaatccccggcagcggcgccaaaaatacttgatgttaaagctaaggggtataaaatactattaaattttagcagaaaatactattcaatacgatacaattttacacaagatatttatttatttatagaatggatatacttaaaccttgctacaacacttataggcagtgtacctaatcgtacagtagtgtagtttttagtaagtccggttcgttccacagggaaatctttaaacaaagctcaacgctatattagtttacttttataaaaatacaaatatatatataggtaatattattattataaaggggggtttttaccgtttaatgaccggtttgtcgattttaaaactttagtcgcagttaaaacctaatataaaatataaaataaatacaagactttaaattaaagcgtaaagtaaataacgataatgaaattgcgaataataaaaatgcgataaaattaaattgcgataattaaaagtacgataattaaaagtgcgattaaataacaataaaagtgcgataattagaagtgcaattaaatataaaataaaggaaattaaatatgaaataaaagaattatgcttatttaaacttccgtaatcatgatgtttgacgtgttgattttagttttatgcccatgggttaattgtcctttgtcctggattattcaatatgtccgtctggtttttgtccataacagtccatcagtcataaatataaattgcaagtgtccttgtcaaattattattatacccgaagataaatattccaactaattggggattcgaattgtaacaaggttttaatactttgtttaatgaatacaccaggttatcgactgcgtgtaaaccaaggttttactactttgttaacaattacaccaattacccttgaatgtaatttcacccctgttttaattattctagtggctattaatccattcccgtgtccggttaaatgaacgattattcgtacatataaataccccgcccatcgtgtccgatcgagtgtatatggtaatttatagggacgcccaattgtaaatctttatattaacattaacaaactttcatttagttaaacaaatataaagcccattattagcccatagtctaatttccacaagtgtcgttcttttgtccaaaccccaattatggtacaaagcccaattacccaattttagtaattagcccaacatcatgattacttcgttttaaataagcataataataacttagctacgagacattaatgtaaaaaggttgaacataacttacaatgattaaaaatagcgtagcgttacacggacagaatttcgacttacacccttacaacattcgctaacatacccttattattaggatttaaaattaaaattaaaattaaaatataaattatatatatattacgtatatattgagagagagattgagaaataagatatgaaatttgatcagaattcggttggctttatagccagacttgatttttggggctccgcgactcgcggcaaaatggccttaaaactccgcgagtcgcggagagatatttacagctcacacccttggagtttcttgctgccgacggtttttattatatatatataatatatatataattaatataattaattatatattatattatatttatatacatagttaacttgtaatttttagtccgttgcgtcgagcgttaagagttgactctagtcccggttccggattttcgaacgtcctcgcgtacaatttaatatcttgtactttgcgttttgaatcttgtactcttgtgatttcgagacgtttcttatcaataattggaacctttttgattgtcttttgttcttttgagctttttggtcgtttgcgtcttcaaatcgtcgaatctgtcttttgtcttcaccttttattatttaaacgaatatcacttgtaaatagaacaattgcaactaaaagcttgtctttcttgaggaataatgctatgaaatatatgttcgtttttagcattatcaatgctataactcacagtggaaagtagtaaaagtcgatacgcgggaatagtaagcaagtggttggtccggaaggtcctcaacctaagtcaaaagttactaagttagtaaatcattcccaaaggtttaaaagtatgtaaatttaggtcttaagtaccatcatcattcatcattaaacaaaaagtgtaaagtaagttttaagtcaagactagggtttgaaacaaaggttgacttcgttcagtcgccacgaccactatacaaactgaaatgaggtgagaccagtggtcatggctccgtgtatgagtcccctagaggctgaccaatttccagaaccgaactcatcttcatttgatcgtggtgacggtttaagtgcgagtaggtcagaaatttcagcacaacgttaatagggtgtagtgactttcgggaggccatagatcctaaaccgtaactcggattaagacgaagtctaaacggaaaatcatctataccgaactaactgaaaataaattttccagtagcccaggtagtctgataagttccagaaacagtaagaaatgtgttccggtgggttcttggtgcttgatgctcatcacggttctcatccttgatgcgtatagcttcaagtgtacaactcgttgatgggtttgcatcatcttaaccaagatttgaccatcataacactagtgtaagtctaagatatgtagcacaactcacttaagagttgtatgtagtttgatgaaccaaagttacatcaagatcttagatccgacacatacatgaattcTAAAAGTAATATAAAGCtataacttgaaagtaaactaaataaacaagatcttaagttgtagaacatagttcttagttagatcttgaagatcctagacccaaaagtctagatctaaagttcttaagttaaaccctaagttatataacttggatcttaactttaatgaaaccataagtcatgaaacttttGTTTTAATCTTGTAatgtgtatgtaagcttataagctcttgtttacaacaaaattagaagaccataagatatagaaacttagatccaatacaagtatatgaagttataaccaaAAAGTTAtagttccatgttcttgaacttataaagttgacttttagttcaagaaaaatgagatcaagattaactagtaatacttgaccaatttaacaacatcacaactttaaagtacataaaatgaagaagtaaattaaatctacaagtaataagttcatggttgttcatacttagaaatattcaagccaaggctttgatcttttaagaaactaaaccttaagtttacaaacatgaatacaagtatgattttaaaactcatgaactttaaatcttttaaaatattaagtgtagaaccataaactagaaagtttaggttcttgttcttggtttttcatcaaaaaaagaagaagatggaagtaaccaagattagatgaagatacaagttagaaaactttatctttaacaacaacaaacaactagtaagtaaacattaaacaagaacaagtaatgaaactagtaatatgatgatgaatgtggcggtttttaagagagaaaaagaagaaaaaaactagaacatgttacttacaagttgagagaaaaatgagagaaagtaAAGTAGTAAAATGGATtgtgtgtaaaagtgaagtaaaatgctagtaatatgtaacaaaaattggAAATAAAACTTCCCTCCCATCCCTTCAAAACCTATGGTTTTCTTGGCCAAAGAGGAAGGGTCAAATGCTTGCTTTCAAACATGAGAGAATGGTGTATGCTTAGAATGGTATTAAAGCAAATTGGTATGGGAAAGTGGTGTAAGTGTGCATGTAACAAGATTCCTCATGAACTAGTTACTCCTTGATTAAGCTTAATAagtcattaacataatgttgggctcctaatagtccatcaagagaagtagggtgggcttccaagtccattaacatgaatccattaataaaagcccaagtctaagtatgtaacaattaattaaataaagcccatgtaattaaccacatgcattagttaattaaaatgattaataataattaatcatgaatgtaaataatattcgaaaatattattcgtgaaaagtacgtgtgtcacaaagatgagTCGGGACATGCAAAgtcaaatacgataacaagtaaatgtataaaaatacattcattaaaacgcatgtattaataataattattaacgaATAAATGTTtgaaaattccgggttgttacatttATCGTTTGCAGGCCGAGTCCAACTGATTACGTCGGTGATCGAGTCTATGTAACTGTATTGGTACTCGGTGTTTGTTATCCCAGATTCGGTAGTCAAATCGAGAAAATGACAAGGGGTTTCGTGTGGTGTCAAGGCGAGATGAAACATGGTAAAGCTAAGGTTAAGTGGGATGATGTATGCCTTCCAAAAACAGAGGGTGGTCTCGGTATTAGGCGTCTCAAACTATGGAATCTGGCGTTATTATCTTCCCAATTTTGGCGTCTGTTATCCCATAAGCAATCTTTATGGGTGAAGTGGGTGCACACTTACCGTTTGGCTAATCCTAATTTTTGGGATGTGGTGATGCCTAATGATGCTAGTTGGAGTTGGCGGAAAATGCTTAATATTAGAGACATTATTCATATACATGTTGTTCATAAGATTGGTAATGGGACTACCACTAATGCTTGGTTTGATCGTTGGCACCCTCACGGGACTATTGTAGAAATTGTTTCTCGTCGGAACATTGTTCGTGAAGGGTACAATTTAAATGAGAAGGTGTGTGATGTAATGCATGGTTCTGATTTGACATGGCCGAGTACGTGGTATACAGAATTTAATGCTATCCAAGATGTTGCGCCTCCCATTCTTACGGATCAATCTGATATAGTTCAATGGCGAGATTGTAGTGGTAATTGGATAGATTTTTCAGTTAATGTGGTATGGGATACAATTCGTCCCTATGCTCCTACGATCCCGTGGTGTAGCGTGATTTGGTATAGCCAATGCATTCCCTGACACGCGTTTATTGTTTGGCTTCTTATGGGAGAACGGTTGAAAACCCAGGATAAATTAAAGGCATGGGAACGAAATTTACAATTGAATGTGAATTTGACGTGTGCCTTGTGTAAGTCTCAACCTGACTTGCATGATCATTTATTTTTTGATTGCCCCGTTTCGAAACAATTATGCGAGAAGTTCACGCATGTGGTTGCGGTTGCAAATTGGAGTAGCGATTGGAAAAATCTTCGGGAAATTCTAATCCCTTATGCGAACCGCAATGTTGCTCGTGGTGTTGTTGCTAAACTGGTTTTTGGTGCCTTGGTTTACTACGTGTGGCAGGAAAGAAACAACCGGTTATATGGCCAAAAGGCCCGTTCGATGGACCAGCTCTATGAAGTTATCTTCTCAACAGTTCGAATGAAGTTATTGTCTATCAAGTTTCGAAATTCTGCCTTTGTTCGAGTAATGAAGGAGTGTTGGAAAGTGCCATAACATAATCTTGCTTTGGTAGTGGGGTCTAGATTTTGCATAATTTATGTTTAGTCTAATTGATTTACTGTTTGGTTGTAAGGCGCGCTTACAACATTGAACTCTCATTGTACtcattcttttattattttttaataatatttaccggggtaaccctttacccaaaaaaaaaaaaaagattaagataatattaaaaaatatactAATGACAATACAAACAATTTGGTCATTGAAGTTGAGTGTTGGTGGGTGATCGGGACGACAATTAGTTGGCGGTGTTATCACACACCGTACAAGTTTGTCACTCATGTTTGATCGTTAATGGTTCGTGTTATTTGGTGCTTTTATGTTTGTTTTCAATATTGTACATGTTTGTTTTTAAGTTGATTATGTATGTCGAATTTGTATACATGCTTATGTTAGATGGTAGTTAATGTATGTCGTTTCAAGTATATCTTTCGATCTTTCgatttatattcaaaatatatatccaaAAAAATCGTTCAAATCTATATTGAATGGAGTAACTTTTTTACATTATCAGATCTGTATTAATTTTaactatgtttttttttttttaataaaaaaaacaatgcagaccaaggttgcaaaattcgctattcggggattaatcggccgAGACTTTGCAAGGAAtaatcggcaattcggggattaatcggagattaatcggattgtactgtatacatttaaatattaaattttaatatttatatgagTAATTATAGGAAAaaacataaatataaagataatttttaacataattatataaaattgttcattttgattCAAAACTacaaaattctagtttaaattcatgttaaaatgttaaccatatttgaatttgactgactttgattaccaaattcgattttgatctaTCAATTCACgtcgaccgtttaattaaacggatttttgaaaatcggaacggattattgctaaaaatgattaatcggagattaatcggcgagtaattggGTTTTTACACTGATGATGGAGACAATTAATTGGTACATTCAATGTCGACAGCATTTTACTGCATTTACCccgttaaataaataataaaaaaatactaaaaatTAAATGTAAATCCTATTGTCCTTCAAAAGGCGGTGTTCCGGTACTCCTCACCCACACATGGACCCTCATATATTCCATCAAAATCATAAAGTAATCAAACGTGTCACGATCTGTATACATAGAGACACCGATATCGAAATATGTGTCAATCACACCAAATCAATCATAACAACTTTGGCCCTATCTCACAAGTATACGTCAGATATTATTTAGTTCAGTCAATCCCTCCTACAACTTTAAATGAGTGTGTTTTGATGACTTTACAATACATATAGCGGCCGTGTATATATACACatttctatctctatctctatatatctATTTATTCGATGATGTCCAGATAGTGAAACCCTACCAACGCTTGCGAGTTTCCTCATTTTCTCTCTGCTTTCAGGTGCCAAATCATCATCGTATACACAGATACCTTAATTTATTATCAGTTATTATCAATCAATGGCTTCGATAGATCCAACTCGTGGATTTTTAAAAGATGTTAAGCGTATCGTAATCAAGGTAACTGTTGATTTCTGTTTGATTTGTAATTTTTTCAGTGGAATCGTGTAATCGTATGTTCGTTTTTATCCCTGAATCGAATGATGTGTAGGCATCTGATTGCACATCTGGAATTTGCTTTATGTTATTTTTAAAATTAGTTTATAGAACAATTGTTTATGTGTTAATTGAGTAATCATGCAATGTTTATGGTTTTCACTTTGTTAATTTGAATTCGTGTGAGCTCTCACTGTGTTCTGTTTTCTTATAGCCGTGTTAGCCTTTTCATTGATGTAGAAATTTATTGTGTTTTTTTTTACTTGCGGATGATTATTCAATTAATGTTTAATAAATTTAAGAAGCAAAATGTAATGAATGTTGTATTAGTTACTGTTGATTTATGTCATATAGTCATATCAATGAATTAAATTAAGAATTTTTATCATTGATACTTTCCATAAATTAATGGGGCTGATTCGTACACCACTAAATTTAGCCCTACACCACCAAATATGCATTTACAGTACAATGTTTTAATACACCAttggtggtgtatggctaaaatTTAGTGGTGTACGAATCAGCTCCCTAAATTAATGGACAACTAGGATAATGTGGTGCATTATGAAACTAGAAACAGATATCACAGATTTCTGTATTTAGTATGGTTATATAAATGTGCATACAGGGCTAAACAAGTTGGCTCTTTCATGTTAGTTTTATTACATTAATTTATCCATATTGTTCCATTCTGCTCATTGATATATATACTCTCTTATCTGCCAATTCTTTAATAAATGAGGAGAGAGTATTGAGTGGTCGCATGCTCATACACTTTGGTATTTGCATAGATTAATGAAGTGATCTTTTTTATTTAAAGGTTGGGACTGCTGTCGTCACCCGAGATGATGGAAGACTCGCGCTTGGAAGACTAGGAGCTCTTTGTGAGCAGGTATAgtgatattatatatttttttctcattattattatagtgtatatatatatatatatatgtgatgtcTTTCTTGTTTATGTTTACTTTACTAGTTTTTTCTTTGTGTTCTATAAAAGTAGCTGCACCATGTTGTCTATTATACACATTGTTAACCTTCTTTTCTAAGTGCAGATTCAAATACTAAATTCTCAAGGATTCGAGGTTATCTTGGTTTCCTCAGGTGCTGTCGGTGCTGGTAGACAGCGTCTTCGGTACAGGAAATTAGTCCACAGCAGGTACTCACCCTATTTAACTGCAACATGAACTCTAATTTGCATGGCAATAGTTATGATTGTGTCTCTTTTACTTACAGTGTTCTTTTACAGCAGATTTACATGTTTTTTTACTTTGATGCATGATAATTTTCTTTCTGCTCAATAATTCTAGTGGCTCTTGTTAACATGTGCTACATATAACTTACCAGTTATGTAGTAATGTTTTAATGCtataaataagttacaagttaataACTTTAGTTGTATAGCACTAACATGAAACACATCTGAGCAAAGTCGGATGTTTGTATATTCCAAACATGTTCTTATAGGTGTCACAGTCACACCCCCTGTTCTAAATTTGTTTTGTGGTGCCTGTGATTCATGATTTTCATTTGGTCAAGTTTATAAAAGACTAACATAATGTTTATTCATTGAAGCTTTGCTGACCTCCAGAAACCACAAGTTGAGCTTGATGGTAAGGCGTGTGCAGCTGTTGGACAAAATGGTCTCATGGCACTTTATGATACATTATTCAGTCAGGTTCATTTTAATCATTCATATCTATATCTACGTTCTTTGAAATTAGTTAATATACTTCTcaacatttttttattttatttttagtcttATGTTGCAAATGCAATGCTAAAATGAGATTTTTGCTTTTCTGTTTGCAGCTGGATGTAACATCGGCACAACTTCTTGTAACCGATAATGACTTCAGAAGTCCAGAATTTAGAAAACAACTTACTGAAACAGTGGACTCACTTTTGTCTTATAAGGTTATTCCTGTCTTTAATGAAAATGATGCTGTTAGTACCCGTCGAGCTCCTTATGAGGTATGTTTCCATTAATCTTCCCATTTTTCATTTTTCTATTCCTTTAAATTTTGGACTGAATACAAATAAGTATTTATATTactcataaaagatacttatataTCTTATTTTGATACATATTGTAGGATTCCTCTGGTATTTTCTGGGATAATGATAGTTTGGCAGCTTTATTAGCTTTAGAGCTAAAAGCAGACCTTCTTGTTTTGTTGAGCGATGTAGATGGTCTCTACAGTGGGCCCCCTAGTGACCCTCAATCAAAGCtaatatatacatacattaaaGAGAAGCTTGAAAACACGATTACGTTCGGTGATAAGTCAAGGTTAGGAAGAGGCGGTATGACTGCTAAAGTCAAAGCTGCTGTGTATGCTTCACAGGCTGGCATCCCGGTCGTTATAACCAGGTAAACTTCTATTTATTATGTTTTGTAATCTGTATGTCTTCTTATATTGTTTTTATAActaacgtttaattatttttaagtgGTTTTGCTGGGGACAATATTATTAAAGTTCTCCAAGGACAGCGTATAGGCACGTTATTTCATCAGGATGCTCACACATGGGTATCAAATGGAGAGTTGAATGCACGTGAGATGGCAGTAGCCGCCAGAGAAAGTTCCAGGCGTCTTCAGGTATCATCATAAATGAGTCGGGtcttgaccaatgttgacttttagtaataataattaatttaaatgtGTATATGTTacacataaatatatcaaacatagATATATGACacaaaatataattttaataaatataaaatttttgATCTAACTTTGACTGTGAACTACCCAGACCCGACTTTGACCGATTTGACCCGACTTTTTAGCGTTGACTGACTTTTA
Proteins encoded in this region:
- the LOC139863282 gene encoding uncharacterized mitochondrial protein AtMg00310-like, coding for MTRGFVWCQGEMKHGKAKVKWDDVCLPKTEGGLGIRRLKLWNLALLSSQFWRLLSHKQSLWVKWVHTYRLANPNFWDVVMPNDASWSWRKMLNIRDIIHIHVVHKIGNGTTTNAWFDRWHPHGTIVEIVSRRNIVREGYNLNEKVCDVMHGSDLTWPSTWYTEFNAIQDVAPPILTDQSDIVQWRDCSGNWIDFSVNVVWDTIRPYAPTIPWCSVIWYSQCIP
- the LOC139863283 gene encoding uncharacterized protein: MGERLKTQDKLKAWERNLQLNVNLTCALCKSQPDLHDHLFFDCPVSKQLCEKFTHVVAVANWSSDWKNLREILIPYANRNVARGVVAKLVFGALVYYVWQERNNRLYGQKARSMDQLYEVIFSTVRMKLLSIKFRNSAFVRVMKECWKVP